One Astatotilapia calliptera chromosome 1, fAstCal1.2, whole genome shotgun sequence DNA segment encodes these proteins:
- the aldh1a2 gene encoding retinal dehydrogenase 2: MTSSKIEIPGEVKSDPAALMASLQLMPSPVPNPEIKYTKIFINNEWQDSVSGKVFPVYNPATGEQICEVQEADKADVDKAVQAARLAFSLGSVWRRMDASERGRLLSKLADLVERDSVYLATIESLDSGKPFLPTLFVDLQGTIKTLRYFAGYADKIHGTSIPMDGEYLTFTRYEPIGVCGQIVPWNFPLMMTAWKLGPALACGNTVVLKPAEETPLTCLYMAALIKEAGFPPGVINILPGFGPTAGAAIASHMGIDKVAFTGSTEVGKLIQEAAGKSNLKRVTLELGGKNPNIIFADADLDLAVEEAHQGVFFNAGQCCTAGSRVYVEEPIYDEFVRRSVERAKRRIVGSPFDPMTEQGPQISREHQSRVLEFIQIGITEGAKLECGGKALGLKGFFIEPTVFSNVRDDMRIAREEIFGPVQQIMKFKTIDEVIERANNSDYGLVAAVFTKDISKAMTISTAMQAGTVWINCFNALSTQCPFGGYKMSGNGREMGENGLKEYSEVKTITIKMVAKNS; this comes from the exons atCTTCATCAACAATGAATGGCAGGACTCTGTTAGTGGAAAGGTCTTCCCTGTCTACAACCCGGCTACTGGAGAGCAGATCTGTGAAGTCCAGGAAGCAGACAAG gCTGACGTTGATAAAGCCGTGCAGGCAGCTCGCCTGGCCTTTTCTTTGGGCTCTGTGTGGCGAAGGATGGATGCTTCAGAGAGGGGTCGACTGCTGTCCAAACTGGCTGACCTGGTGGAGAGGGACAGTGTCTACCTAGCA ACTATTGAGTCACTGGACAGTGGAAAGCCTTTCCTGCCCACTCTGTTTGTGGACCTCCAAGGAACCATAAAGACACTGAGATACTTTGCTGGATATGCCGACAAGATCCATGGTACTTCCATTCCAATGG ATGGAGAGTATCTGACATTTACCAGATATGAGCCTATTGGAGTTTGTGGACAAATTGTCCCT TGGAACTTCCCTCTGATGATGACAGCATGGAAGCTGGGCCCAGCACTCGCGTGTGGAAACACTGTCGTCCTGAAACCTGCTGAGGAGACGCCGCTCACTTGCCTCTACATGGCAGCTCTAATCAAGGAG GCCGGCTTTCCACCGGGAGTCATCAATATTTTGCCAGGATTCGGGCCAACAGCAGGAGCTGCAATTGCTTCACACATGGGCATAGACAAAGTGGCTTTCACAGGATCAACCGAG GTCGGCAAGCTGATCCAAGAGGCAGCTGGGAAGAGTAACCTAAAGAGAGTGACGCTGGAGCTGGGAGGAAAGAATCCCAACATAATATTTGCAGATGCTGATt TGGATCTGGCTGTAGAAGAAGCCCACCAGGGTGTGTTTTTCAACGCAGGCCAGTGTTGCACGGCAGGCTCTCGCGTCTATGTGGAGGAGCCCATATATGACGAGTTCGTCCGGAGGAGCGTGGAGAGAGCAAAGAGGAGGATAGTTGGCAGCCCCTTTGACCCCATGACTGAGCAGGGACCACAG ATCAGCCGAGAGCATCAGAGCCGTGTGCTGGAGTTCATCCAGATCGGCATTACCGAAGGGGCCAAGCTGGAGTGTGGAGGCAAAGCTCTGGGCTTGAAAGGTTTCTTCATTGAGCCTACGGTCTTCTCTAACGTCAGAGATGACATGCGCATTGCCAGAGAAGAG ATTTTTGGGCCAGTCCAGCAGATCATGAAGTTCAAAACAATTGATGAAGTGATAGAAAGAGCCAACAACTCAGATTATGGTTTGGTTGCCGCTGTATTCACCAAGGACATCAGCAAAGCCATGACCATATCCACAGCCATGCAGGCTGGCACTGTCTG GATAAACTGCTTCAACGCTCTGAGCACACAGTGTCCATTTGGAGGATATAAAATGTCTGGCAATGGACGTGAAAT GGGAGAAAACGGCTTGAAGGAGTACTCAGAAGTGAAGACCATCACAATAAAGATGGTCGCCAAGAACTCTTAA